The genomic segment gaaaatgaaaacatcaCTTGGACTTCCAAGGACAAATTTTAGGCTTGCCGGTAATTTAAGTGCGGATGTCACCGACAAATGTTAGTAAAAGATttgtacatttatttttttagttttttttcgtAATTTCACGATGCAAAGTatgttttcttcaaattaatttggttTTGATGATGGGATGATTTTGTGTTCCAATACTTGAAGGAGCAAATGCTGGAGCCAGCAGTGAATGGAACCAAGAATGTGATCATGGCAGCAGCTGAGGCCAAAGCCCGACGAGTGGTTTTCACGTCTTCAATTGGTACTGTGTACATGGACCCCAATAGGAGCCCTGATGTTGTCGTTGATGAATCTTGCTGGAGTGATCTTGAGTTCTGCAAGAACACCAAggtatttaattaataacatgtgATGATGATtgattaacataattaaatagCTCCTAATTAGAGCACGAATCGGCTATTACTTGATGATTAAATCAACATGATATGAAATATATGCTAATTAATCACATGTCATGATGATTgattaacataaatattattgtgCCCACATACACTTGTGTTACTAAAAGCGTACAGAGTAggtgtaaataaaaatatctctatCCTAATTGCCTATCCTTCACATCTTGATCTAAGTTCATTATTCCTTGCGTCATAGGGCTTACTGCATCTTGATCTAAGTTCATTATTCCTTGCGTCATAGGGCTTACTGCATCTTGAAATCCTAATTGCCTATCCTTCACATCTTGATGTAAGTTCATCTTGGAATTGCAGAATTGGTATTGCTATGGAAAGACTGTGGCGGAACAGGATGCATGGGATGTGGCTAAGAAGAATGGAGTTGACCTAGTGGTGGTGAACCCAGTGCTGGTGCTTGGACCATTGTTGCAACCCACTGTCAATGCTAGCATCGTTCACATCCTCAAGTACCTAACCGGCTCAGCCAAGACATATGCTAACTCTGTTCAAGCTTATGTGCATGTTAAGGATGTGGCACTAGCCCACATTTTAGTCTTCGAGACACCTTCCGCCTCTGGCCGTTACATTTGCGCTGAGAGAATGCTCCACCGTGGAGAGGTGGTGGAAATCCTTGCAAAGTTCTTCCCGGAGTATCCCATCCCCACCAAGTAAGTTCTTATGATTTTGaacaattttgaaaagaattttttgaacgcaaaaacaaacccacatatttttaagtgattactaacctatttttctttcatggtcCTTTCCcgatttttcttgaaatcttcattagcaaaattatattatgattttaagaAACAATATATTTGCACAAGACAGTCAATTTAAGGcttgtatattttaattttacttgttgacatttgatatatatatatatatatatatatatatatatatatatatatatatatatatatatatatatataaagcaactTAGGGCAATGAGTGTTGGAAGATTTtgtacaataattaaattaaagaataaaatcctCACTTCCTGTTGCATGACAGTTCTCTGATACTTCATCCCTATTCATTcccaaaataagaaaataaatgaagaaaagggttttttgtccttattataaatatagtaaaaaaaacattgcagatCGCtgccttattttatttttatttttttggtttcttaatgGTATCGTGGGGCAattggtgtcccaattttgactTGTATGATAATCTTAACCAAAATTCGAATCCCCCGTGGCCTAATTTTTTGAATCATCAACAAAGAAAGCCAAATGATTTGACAATATGCTGGTGCAGCAAAAGGGTCCTCACCAACCCCATCGTCTTTGTCATATTTGGACCAAAATGGGTTCTCTACGTACGATTGGTACTGCACAAAGTTATTGGATCACAAGTTAAATCTTGctttgttatatattttcaaatttagtcaTGGAGAGTTAGGAAGAGGATTATTGGGTCCTAAATCCTAATCTCAAACAATTATATGCTACAGTACTTGTTTGTCTAATTGTAGTGCTTAATGAGCTagtgaatattaatattttgtagaaaaaaaccTACCAAGTTTGTAGAAAGAATTAATTGTGCtgtgttttttattcatcttgaatattaatattttgtattgcaATGCATTTGCAGGTGTTCAGATGAGAAGAACCCAAGAAAACAACCCTACAAGTTCACAAACCAGAAGATCAAGGATCTGGGCATCGAATTCACCCCAGTGAAACAGTGCCTGTATGAATCTGTTAAGAGCTTGCAGGAAAAGGGTCACCTTCCAATCCCAAAACAAGCTGAAGACTCTGTGAAAATTCAACAAGGACTCATTTATTAGGAGGGGACGTACATGTCCACACCCCATGTGTGGTTGTAGTTGTTTGCAAAATACATACTAGGGAAAAGAATATACTAAAGAAGAATGTAGAGTGCAAGTGTTACTAAGACCTCTAATTGTCTTTTCGCTTAGTTTAATCAATGTTTTAATCttctaattaatcaattattggaTGTAACTTTCGAGTGTTCcactttgttgttgttgttgttgttgtctaagtttaattcaatttcaatatgGAATCATTTTTAGGGAAATTTGAGGTGTTCAATTTCACCCAAAGATCTATTTTAGAGTCGATGTGAGCACGGAAATAAGCAATAGGAGTATTTTCCAAgaggtaggaaaaaaaaaaggactgcataagcaataaaaatatatgttagagaataatatgaatcatatcttgggacctcatttaatagcttaagctattgagttgagattgttctttgatatggtatcagagccttgatgaccaagcggtcatgagcttgaatctcaccattcttatttatttaataaaaattaagtacaatgtaatgtgggtctgtgcaagtttcaagcccaaaggggtTTCACTTGAGGgaatgtgttagaaaataatataaatcatttcttggaacctcacctaatagtttaagttattgggttgataTGGTTTTTTGACAATATTTACAAGCCTAAACCTAGACTTTAGTTGAGTTGTGTGCAACCAAATCCAGCTGCAGAACTTTAGGCCCCATCTGTCTACTAGCAATTTCGGTAGAGTTTATAATTAAAACTCGACCTAACAACCTATCAAATTTGAGCTCCAAGTGAAGTtggtttttttacttgtttagcAAAGTTGATCCATCAAACTTAGATGATTTGTCAGGTGATCTAGTTGATTCGGTCAAACCAGGTGAGACTTGACCAGGTGAATTGTTGCAATGTCACAGTTACACAAGTTAATTACTCTAACTTAAACAAACAAGATAATAAAGAGCAAATAAGAGGTCGATTCCACGAGAAAGATCTAATTCAAGTCTTTATACTAGATGATTCAAAGTTAAGAGGGTTTTGAGGTTATCTAGGCTATACTAtggtaaacaaaacaaattaatcaagctaaattaaataaatccaaattttattaaaataaaaactttggtCTCAAGTAAACGTCCATCTacgaaaatcaaaattgatcattGAAATAATACgtcaatttatattatgaatatctatctttttttaacattagtcaCTTAATCGATCCATAATGTAACTAATCCTAACAATTAAACAACCAAAGTAtccacactagtaatttaaATCAATGGTAGCCTTAAAAGCTAGATAGGTTGATAAATCTTAGACAACATAATTGTCCGCAATATATTATCGATTTAGTTGAATGTTTCccttaagattaataacatagatccatcataattattaaacttagtcgcTTCACAAGTTCAAATATCACAACTTcagttttgatagcaaacttagctATAGATTggtttagaataataatttaaagttcgCTTTAACAATTAAACTAAACAATTATAGGAAATAGGAATAGGAAAACAttcatactcatcatataaactgaaaagaaaaaataaaataaatctcatagttttatttttgaaatccaaaggtttttGTATCCtttcaatcaacaaaaaatactgGTAAGTATACTTGGTAATTTTAATTGTGACAAGGCTATGGATGTTGACAGGAGTAACCGAGTTTGAAGGAGATGAGGCCATATTGGTAGATCGAAAAACAGAGGTTATGTTAAGCTTTGATATTATGTCAAAGAATTATctcaacctaaaaatttaagctattagatgagatctcaagatatgatttatattattctataacaCGGATAATATGGTTGTATCATgaatctcaagtttttttttttatatatatatatatataaaataatctaGTTTTCAAATATGCTTAGGTTATAAGTGAATCCGTAGATTAGCTCAATTAAACTCTTTGATAACTATACAAATGGTATCATATCATGCATATATAcggattataataaaaaaaacatactataattaaaagaataaatgaaattaaatacaatcataaattagaaaaacatcaCAAACccacaaacactaaaaaaacgaATATAATCAATAAGTGCATTTAAGTGAAGTACATTCTCCATTTGTTTTGTTCAAATGtgtaaaaagataaaactataaacatattaatttggattaatccggtgtgtgtgtgtatatatatatatatattattgtagtTTATGGCACATAAGAAGATATCGAAGTGGAGCGATGCGAAATGATAAAATTTGTCTatgtgagatttgttttttgtttttttgccagGAGCCATTAATAGGTTGATGGTGTAGAGGCAATGCCTCAAGGGTACGATGAAtaagtattattaaaaaattatctaatatcCATAAAACAGTTTAGAgtctattataaatatatattattaacctTATTCAAtaaagagtgaaaataaaaactccTCATTTCTGTGAATGTTGACACAATGTCGAACTACATTGAATTTTATGTTCTTCTGTCATATTACAATATTCACCGACAACTGTTGTATATATTTCATTACATAATATGGAAGTATTAACATGCACCTCTTATATGAATCCCTcgtattatcttattttataaattagaaaattctTCGGACTCAAAATGAATTCCCTTGCATCTTCAGACTTTGgtcttatataaaacaaatataaatcaagagaaaaggaaaacatctccttctctctgtctctcttccTTCGTTCTACCACCAAACACGTACACATAATAATACATATATCAAGACAACATGCCTGTCGATACTTCATCACTTCCATGCCAAGGCCAAACTGTCTGTGTCACCGGGGCTGGTGGCTTCATTGCTTCATGGATTGTTAAACTTCTTCTAAAGAAAGGTTACTCTGTTAAAGGAACTGTGAGGAACCCAGGttagtttataataataaagccCTTGGTTTCTTTCACATTTCTTTTTCTGTTCTTAAGATTGTGTTAATTTAAAGCTTTGTATTTGAGTTGCTATACACAGCTGATCCCAAGAATTCCCACTTGAGGGAGCTTGAAGGAGCTCAAGAAAGATTAACATTATGCAAGGCTGATATTTTTGATTATGAGTCTCTTAAAGAGGCTATTCAAGGGTGTGATGGAGTTTTCCATACTGCTTGTCCTCTCACAGACGATCCagtatgtttcctttttttcttttcttttcggtACGTACATTGGTAGTAAAAAATTTGTTTGGATGCTGagaattttaagaaaagaacataaaaacaaCACTTGGACTTCCAAGGACAAATTTTAGGTTGCCGGTAAATTTAAGTACGGATGTCACCGACAAATGTTAGTAAAagattttatacattttttttccgtAATTCATGATGCAAAGTatgttttcttcaaatttggttttgatgattttgtgtTACAATACTTGAAGGAAAAGGTGATGGAGCCAGCAGTGAATGGAACCAAGAATGTGATCATGGCAGCTGCTGAGGCCAAAGTCCGACGAGTGGTTTTCACGTCTTCAATTGGTACTGTGTACATGGACCCCAATAGGAGCCCTGATGTTGTCGTTGATGAATCTTGCTGGAGTGATCTTGAGTATTGCAAGAACACCAAggtatttaattaataacatgtgatgattaacataattatatagCTCCTAATTAGAGCACTCAAAGCATACAGAGTAGGTGTAAATAAGAATATCTCTAAGATATGGTGATGTAAGTTCATTATTCCTTGCGTCATAGGGCTTACTGCATCTCGAAATCCTAATTGCCTATCCTTCACATCTTGATGTATGTTCATCTTGGAATTGCAGAATTGGTATTGCTATGGAAAGACTGTGGCAGAACAGGATGCATGGGACGTGGCTAAGAAGAAAGGAGTTGACCTAGTGGTGGTGAACCCAGTGCTGGTGCTTGGACCATTGTTGCAACCCACTGTCAATGCTAGCATCGGTCACGTCCTCAAGTACCTAACCGGCTCAGCCAAGACGTATGCTAACTCTGTTCAAGCTTATGTGCATGCGAGGGATGTGGCACTAGCGCACATTTTAGTCTTCGAGGCACCTTCCGCCTCCGCCGTTATATTTGCGCTGTGAGAAGGCTCCACCGTGGAGAGGTTGTGGAAATCCTTGCAAAGTTCTTCCCGGAGTATCCCATCCCCACCAAGTAAGTTCTTATGAATttgtataattttgaaaagaattttgaCTTGTATGATAATCTTAaccaaaaatcatgaaaaatcgaATCCCCAGTGGCATTATTTTTTGAATCATCAACAAAGAAAGCCAAATGATTTGACAATATGCTGGTGCAGCAAAAGGGTCCTCACCAACCCCATCGTCTTTGTCATATTGGGACCAAAATGGGTTCTCCACGATTAGTACTGCACAAAGTTATTGGATCACAAGTTAAATCTTGctttgttatatattttcaaattttgtcaTGGAGAGTTAGGAAGAGGATTATTGGGTCCTAAATCCTAAACTCATGCAATTATATGCTACAGTATTTGTTTGTCTAATTATAGTGCTTAATGAGCTagtgaatattaatattttgtagaaaaaaaccTACCAAGTTTGTAGAAAGAATTaattgtgttgtgttttttattcatcttgaatattaatattttgtattgcaATGCATTTGCAGGTGTTCAGATGAGAAGAACCCAAGAAAACAACCCTACAAGTTCACAAACCAGAAGATCAAGGATCTGGGCATCGAATTCACCCCAGTGAAACAGTGTCTGTATGAAACTGTTAAGAGCTTGCAGGAAAAGGGTCACTTTGCAATCCCAAAACATACTAAAGACGGGTCGGTTGTTAGAATCTTCAAATATTAATTCTGATTTTCACTATCACGTAAACAATATCTAATAGTATAATGGTGAATACCAGGTGGAATCCAAGAGAAATTTTAGCTAAGCCTCTGAAGCactgaaattaaaagaagacaAGAGAGTATGAATAAAACAGAGATCAGAAAagtaatgaaatttgaaaaacttaCAAGGTAATTACTATTTTGTTATCTCACTTCAAAGGGTTATACATCCATTTCTATAAACAGGTTGATCATAGAAATGAAATGACTATCCCTTCAATTCAagcaaattaacataatttctcttaaaactaagagaaatcatgaagattaatagtatttttttttataatcatcgaGAGTATATTGAAAAAGCCATAAAGCTAATAGCCAAAGATAAATACAAGGgatatgagaaaagaaaaaaactaatttattacaagaaacaacaaaaagactacctaagatttcttattacaccACAATTTGATGCCATCAGAAGATCTTAAGAGGTCATTTCCTGTATAAGTGAAGTTTGAATCCTGAGTATGCAATCAAATAGCAACCCGATAAAGAATGGTGGAGAAACAATTAGACAAGTTTATAGTTCCttcctcaaaaacaattttgttccttAACAACTAAATACCCTAAATAGTACTACTTGAAATTAGTCTCCAAGGTGATCTTTGGAATTTGCCATGTACCATTTCGGGCCACTGCAGAAGCAACGAGTCAAGTGTTCTCGGTAAACAACATTGGATAccccaccaatccaaaactttcATCCAAACACTCCTAAAAAAGTTACAATGTATAAAAAGATGCTCTGAGGTTTCCAAATCTGAGCTGCAAAAGACACATGGAGCTTGTGTGGCAGACAAAACAGTCCGTTGATGGAGAAAAGCTCTTGTACTAACTTTGTCTTGTACTACTAACCAGAGAAACATCTGAACTTTCGGAGGGGCCCCTTTAATCTAAACATTGGCTTCGAAAACTCTGTCATTCGTAGAGGAGGTATTATCAATTAGGGTGCAACATGATTTATGTCGCACGTCAGAAATCCGtccgcgcggcatcggctggcgattttatcgttgttcgtttgattggttcgttggagtcgccacctagtaatttattgagggctactaggaaacctgatgtactggtcttgtcagagattcacgagtaagggactggttgtggttagggaaggtattagcacccctaacgcaccctacctgaggtaagctgcttcgtggacttgatgtgttttttaaaaataaaatttttagccCAATTCCAAGGCTTCAATAAttcagttattagttcccaatatgtatgtagatacatgttctacattttcatgggaaatacaacatgatttttatctgtcctttagatatttgtgcatataaattaaattcattttttttctttttattcaataacatacataacaaaaaaaaaaatacaaacacacactactctttttctattattatttcttttttcttctcttctcttctcttttctttttttgttctttttgtacatcacattacaaaattataaaaaaatttagacactccgtaaaaattacattacataatttaaaaattacaaaatagtccctaaACTTCAGAAATTGCAGGGAGACACTTCTGGAACTGCCTGAACAGTTctggaacagtggcggcgcgtggcttcacgcgccgccgctgaCAGTGCCCGGAAATGGGCGGATCTGCCCTGCTTTCtccttctctcttctctgcCGATGGTGACctgcaaaatcaaccaaaaacgCAACATaggcagttgattttagttgtttttctttgttgtttttttagatctgttCTCGGGTTCTTCTCCCGGATCTGTCCCGTTCGGGTCTGCTGCTATGGATTTCATCtccttctcctctgcttcgGGCGGCGCTGCTGGCTGATAGTGGATCTGTGGCCGGGCATGGAGATCGGAGGAGAAGCTATCGTGGCCGGCTGTTTTGGGGAGGAGCTGCTGCTGTTGTGGTGCTCGCTGGAGGCCGGCGTTGATGGTCTTCCTTCGCTGCTGTTGTTCGTGGGTCTCGCTGCTGGAGCTGGGTCGGCCGAGAGAGGGAAAAACGGTGGTCGGTCGAGAGAGccggaagaagaaggaaggtgCTGGGAGCAGGGGAGTGAGCGGCCGAGAGGGGGCAAGGTTCCAGCGGCGGTTCTGGCTTGTTTTGGGATGAGGGGAAGTGACTGTAAGAGGGGGATCtgtttggtttgtctttggCAAAAATATGGTGCTGGCCGAGAGGTTGTGTGCAGAGGAAAGGGGCTGTGTGGAGTCTTCGGGTGGCTGGTTTGTGGGCAGCGGCTGGTGGAGATGggtgaagagaaaaaaacaacggGTCCAAGCTGGGGGGTCCGGCGGCTGCTTGGAGAAGAAAATGAGGGGGAGGCGACTCGTTTGGCCAAGTGAAGAGGATAGGGACGACCAGGGAAGGAGATGGTCTGGTCTGGTTTCTGTTTGGATTAGGGGCTGTGAGCGGCGGCTGCTCCCgggtgagggagaagaaaagttcagccttttttagggttttttcattttttgtgttgCCTCCCCTTAATTGTAAAATTACCCCCCCATATATGTTTGTTGAAGGCTGCTATATATAGGCAAAATAATGTTTGggcctcaaaattggtccctcaactttctcttttttgtaaattttgatttttcttatttttttgtattttttgaaaacgagcaatatcaacgtcgacttaaatgaggaaaatcaatgattttaaaaatgacgcgtgaaaagtcgaacgcgttcaaaaaacctttgaaaacttaaattcttttttagacgacgttgaaaatgctaaaaacgatgcaaatatattaaaaacgtatttttttggattttcgttgtttttcgctatttttggattttccgaaaattttatcaaaaagtgAGTCAAAAATTGagtaacaacagatgccccctctttacaatgcttacgaagcaaaactcctcgatgtttcgcatagtaagctttgtaaagaaaacaaaaggaaaatgatctcattatcttgggcgacctgccccttttgaagaaaaatggtctattttcaggggcgacctgcccacacatattcaaagtggtctattttcaggggcgaccggcccacacactcacactggtctattttcacgggcgacctgcccacacatactcaaagtggtctcttttcaggggcgaccagcCTACtcactcacactggtctattttcacgggcgacctgcccacacatactcaaagtggtctattttcaagggcaAACCTGCCCTCAaactcacactggtctattttcacgggcgacctccccacacatactcactttggtctattttcaggggcgacctgcccacacactcacacgggtctattttcacgggcgacctgcccttttgattgggtttATCTgggatcccatctggcgatctaacaagaacaaaaattggtgtctagctcggtcaacctgaaatcccatctagcgattccctttaaccaaagctaaattctgcgtggttaggctaaactgagatccctttgccgatcccctttaaccagaaccaaaactcctgtgtgcggttaggatagactgagattcctttcgccaatcccctctaaccagaaccgaaatctgtgtggttgggctgaactgagaccccttcgccgatccccttcaactagaaccaaaactcttgtgtgcggttaggatagactgagattcctttcgccaatcccctctaaccagaaccgaaactctgtgtggttgggctgaactgagaccccttcgccgatccccttcaactagaaccaaaactcttgtgtgcggttaggatagactgagattcctttcgccaatcccctctaaccagaaccgaaactctgtgtggttgggctgaactgagaccccttcgctgatccccttcaaccagaacccaaaactcctgtgtgcggttaggataaactgagattcctttcgccaatcccctctaaccagaaccaaaatcctttgcagttaggttaaactaagatcccttcgccgatcccctttaaccataactaaagtctcttcgtggctaggctagactgagatcccttcgccgatcccctctacccagagccaaaatcctctgtggttaggatagactgagattcctttcgccaatcccctctaaccagaaccaaaatcctctgtggttaggctgaactgagatcccttcgccgatccccttcaaccagaaccaaaactcctgtgtggttaggatagactgagattcctttcgccaatcccctctaaccagaaccaaaatcctttgcagttaggttaaactaagatcccttcgccgatcccctttaaccataactaaaatctcttcgtggctaggctagactgagatcccttcgccgatcccctctaaccagagccaaaatcctctgtggttaggatagactgagattcctttcgccaatcccctctaaccagaaccaaaatcctttgtggttaggctgaactgggatcccttcgccgatccccttcaactagaaccaaaactcctgtgtggttaggatagactgagattccttttgccaatcccctctaaccagaaccaaaatcctttgcagttaggttaaagtaagatcccttcgccgatcccctttaaccataaccaaagtctcttcgtggctaggctagactgagatcccttcgccgatcccctctaaccagagccaaaatcctctgtggttaggatagactgagattcctttcgccaatcccctctaaccagaaccaaaatcctttgtagTTAGGCTGAACTgggatcccttcgccgatccccttcaaccagaaccaaaactcctgtgtggttaggatagactgagattccttttgccaatcccctctaaccagaaccaaaatcctttgcagttaggttaaagtaagatcccttcgccgatcccctttaaccataaccaaagtctcttcgtggctaggctagactgagatcccttcgccgatcccctctaaccagagccaaaatcctctgtggttaggatagactgagattcctttcgccaatcccctctaaccagaaccaaaatcctttgtagttaggctgaactgagatcccttcgccgatccccttcaaccagaaccaaaactcctgtgtggttaggatagactgagattccttttgccaatcccctctaaccagaaccaaaatcctttgcagttaggttaaagtaagatcccttcgccgatcccctttaaccataaccaaagtctcttcgtggctaggctagactgagatcccttcgccgatcccctctaaccagagccaaaatcctctgtggttaggatagactgagattcctttcgccaatcccctctaaccagaaccaaaatcctttgtagttaggctgaactgagatcccttcgccgatccccttcaaccagaaccaaaactcctgtgtggttaggatagactgagattcctttcgccaatcccctctaaccagaaccaaaatcctttgcagttaggttaaagtaagatcccttcgccgatcccctttaaccataaccaaagtctcttcgtggctaggctagactgagatcccttcgccgatcccctctaaccagagcctctgtggttaggatagactgagattcctttcgccgatcccctctaaccagaaccaaaatcctttgtggttaggctgaactgagatcccttcgccgatccccttcaaccagaaccaaaactcctgtgtgtgtagctcggtcaacctgaaatcccaactggcgattccctttaaccaaagctacgtgagatcccatctggcgacctcctttaaatcaaaaccaaaaaaagtgcgtaactcggtcaacctgaaatcccatctggcgattttctttaaccaaagctacgtgagatcccatctggcgacctcttaaaccaaaaccaaaaaatgttgcgtaactcggtcaacctgaaatcccatctggtgatttcctttaaccaaagctacatgaga from the Populus nigra chromosome 1, ddPopNigr1.1, whole genome shotgun sequence genome contains:
- the LOC133699332 gene encoding cinnamoyl-CoA reductase 1-like, translating into MPVDTSSLPCQGQTVCVTGAGGFIASWIVKLLLEKGYSVKGTVRNPADPKNSHLRELEGAQERLTLCKADLLDYESLKEAIQGCDGVFHTASPVTDDPEQMLEPAVNGTKNVIMAAAEAKARRVVFTSSIGTVYMDPNRSPDVVVDESCWSDLEFCKNTKNWYCYGKTVAEQDAWDVAKKNGVDLVVVNPVLVLGPLLQPTVNASIVHILKYLTGSAKTYANSVQAYVHVKDVALAHILVFETPSASGRYICAERMLHRGEVVEILAKFFPEYPIPTKCSDEKNPRKQPYKFTNQKIKDLGIEFTPVKQCLYESVKSLQEKGHLPIPKQAEDSVKIQQGLIY